A segment of the Polyangiaceae bacterium genome:
GCTTCACTTGCCAACTCCGCGATCAGCGCGCGGTTGGCTGCAGGAAAGTCAAACTCCACGAGCGACGCAGGAGGCACCCAGCGGACCTCCTGGCTAGCCAGGGGCGCCGCCTCCCGCGAGCTGGCACGACAGTCGAATACTCGGATCGTCACCCGGCGCTCCGGATAGCTGTGCAGGATCGCTCGCCGCTCACCCAGCAGCTCGACGCTCATAGCGGTCTCTTCGAGCACTTCGCGAAGCACGGCTGCCTCCGCTGACTCGCCATTTTCAACTTTACCGCCAGGAAATTCCCACTTCAGTGCCTGATGAGACCCGGGGTTTCTGCGCGCGATCAGTAGCTCACCTCCGTGCCAGATGAGCGCGATGGCGATCAGCAGTTCTTCCACTTCATTTTCAGCCATCACGCAGCGTCCGAGCGATCTGCGCGTGCGCCTTGGGCAGCGCTACTTTGGTCGTCTCTTCTGGGGTCATCCAGGCTAGCTCACAGAAATCTCCGCCAGGTTTCGCTGCCCCGCCTCGTGGTTCACAGCGATACGCATCGAGGGTGATGCGGTAGCGCGTGACGCTATGGCGTACGACGCCGACCAAGCCTCGCACCTCGACGTCCAACGCCGTCTGGCGTTTTGACGTGGCCTTCAGGCTGGTCTCGCTGCTCTCCCCAGGGGTGAGTTCCGCGTTGGGAAACTGCCACATGCCTGACCATCGGGGGGCGGTCTCCGAGAGCTTGCCAAG
Coding sequences within it:
- a CDS encoding (deoxy)nucleoside triphosphate pyrophosphohydrolase, with amino-acid sequence MAENEVEELLIAIALIWHGGELLIARRNPGSHQALKWEFPGGKVENGESAEAAVLREVLEETAMSVELLGERRAILHSYPERRVTIRVFDCRASSREAAPLASQEVRWVPPASLVEFDFPAANRALIAELASEAPR